The Sinomicrobium kalidii genome contains a region encoding:
- a CDS encoding IMPACT family protein, with product MTEKDTYKTIISASPEVLFKDKNSKFFGYAYPVTTEEEIKEHIDVLKKKHHAARHWCYAWQLGTENVQFRANDDGEPNNSAGMPIYGQLQSFDVTNVLIVVVRYFGGVKLGVGGLINAYRTAAQMALEASGIEERTIDVHYELVFDYKDMNKVMRIIKEKNLNIISQKLELDCRITISVRKRDAPNVFGIYEQLYGVTIEEAKML from the coding sequence TTGACAGAAAAAGATACGTATAAAACCATAATTTCAGCTTCTCCGGAAGTATTGTTCAAGGATAAAAACAGCAAGTTTTTTGGTTACGCTTACCCTGTAACTACGGAAGAAGAGATCAAGGAACATATTGATGTATTGAAGAAAAAACATCATGCGGCACGCCATTGGTGTTATGCCTGGCAGTTAGGTACCGAAAATGTGCAGTTCAGGGCGAATGACGACGGAGAGCCGAACAATTCTGCCGGCATGCCTATTTACGGGCAGCTACAATCCTTTGATGTTACCAATGTGCTGATCGTTGTGGTCCGTTATTTCGGCGGGGTAAAGCTCGGAGTGGGCGGACTCATCAATGCGTATCGCACCGCAGCACAAATGGCGCTTGAAGCTTCCGGTATTGAAGAAAGGACTATTGATGTTCACTACGAACTGGTTTTTGATTACAAGGACATGAATAAGGTAATGCGGATTATCAAGGAAAAGAACCTTAACATTATAAGTCAGAAACTGGAACTCGATTGCCGGATCACCATTTCCGTCAGAAAACGGGATGCCCCGAATGTTTTCGGGATATACGAACAACTTTACGGGGTGACAATCGAGGAAGCCAAAATGTTGTAA
- the ribD gene encoding bifunctional diaminohydroxyphosphoribosylaminopyrimidine deaminase/5-amino-6-(5-phosphoribosylamino)uracil reductase RibD yields the protein MNIHEKYLNRCIRLAKNGLGTTYPNPLVGSVVVYNDTIIGEGWHYKAGGPHAEVRAIKSVSDAALFEESTIYVSLEPCSHYGKTPPCSDLIIASGIRNVVIGTIDPFDAVAGRGVKKLMDAGCNVTVGVLEEECRELNKRFFTFHNKKRPYIILKWAESADGYISPARRKDTAPVWISNSYSRQLVHKWRSEEQAILVGTNTVIQDNPGLNTRDWRGNSPVRVVLDRELRVPGNFAVHDKRIKTLFLTGGATRAEKDNSVTETIDFSVNIARQISDVLYRHRLQSVIIEGGARTLQTFIDEGLWDEARIFKGSSMLNNGTRRPEIQGYTASEQHIAGDRLLIVKREKQDD from the coding sequence GTGAATATACATGAAAAATACCTAAATCGCTGCATCCGGCTGGCGAAAAACGGACTCGGGACGACATACCCGAATCCGCTCGTGGGAAGTGTTGTGGTGTATAACGACACGATTATCGGTGAAGGATGGCATTACAAGGCAGGCGGACCCCATGCTGAAGTCCGCGCCATCAAATCCGTCTCCGATGCGGCCCTGTTCGAAGAATCTACGATTTACGTCAGCCTGGAACCCTGTAGCCATTACGGAAAAACTCCGCCGTGCAGTGACCTGATCATTGCCTCCGGGATCAGAAATGTGGTGATCGGTACCATTGATCCGTTTGATGCTGTTGCGGGAAGAGGGGTGAAAAAATTGATGGATGCCGGGTGTAACGTTACCGTAGGCGTCCTGGAAGAGGAATGCCGGGAGCTGAACAAGCGTTTTTTTACCTTTCACAATAAAAAGAGACCGTATATCATATTAAAATGGGCGGAGAGTGCCGACGGTTACATCAGCCCTGCCCGGCGAAAAGATACCGCCCCGGTATGGATAAGTAATTCATATTCACGGCAACTGGTGCACAAATGGCGGAGTGAGGAACAGGCCATTCTCGTAGGGACCAATACCGTTATTCAGGACAACCCCGGGCTGAATACCAGGGATTGGCGGGGAAATTCCCCCGTACGGGTGGTCCTGGACAGGGAGCTTCGGGTTCCCGGCAATTTTGCCGTTCATGATAAACGTATAAAAACCCTGTTCCTGACAGGTGGGGCTACCCGGGCAGAAAAAGATAATAGTGTTACGGAAACCATAGATTTTTCGGTAAATATTGCCCGGCAGATCAGTGATGTGCTCTACAGGCACCGGCTTCAAAGCGTTATCATAGAAGGCGGCGCCCGGACGCTACAGACCTTTATCGATGAAGGGTTGTGGGATGAAGCCAGGATATTTAAGGGAAGCAGTATGCTCAATAACGGTACCCGAAGACCCGAAATACAGGGGTATACTGCTTCGGAACAACATATTGCAGGCGACAGGCTACTGATTGTTAAACGTGAAAAACAGGACGATTGA
- a CDS encoding GNAT family N-acetyltransferase: MKRQVIHKITQAPGNDVIIREIEAGDNPQVARIVRKVLVEDMGAPKKGTAYEDKAVDHMYETYTTGKSVYFVIEEKGKVIGGAGIAPLDNHDGNVCELQKMYFLEAARGKGLGKKMIDLCLEKAEEYGYDHCYLETMPYMKAAQALYKKKGFYYLDAPVGNTGHSSCPVWMLKDLK; this comes from the coding sequence ATGAAACGGCAAGTTATCCATAAGATTACCCAAGCACCTGGAAATGACGTGATCATCAGGGAAATAGAAGCAGGAGACAATCCGCAGGTTGCCCGTATCGTTCGTAAGGTTCTCGTAGAAGATATGGGAGCGCCTAAAAAAGGTACGGCCTATGAAGACAAGGCGGTAGACCACATGTATGAAACCTATACTACCGGTAAATCCGTCTATTTTGTGATCGAAGAGAAAGGAAAGGTTATCGGCGGGGCGGGTATTGCCCCGTTGGACAATCACGATGGCAATGTTTGTGAATTACAGAAAATGTACTTTCTCGAAGCAGCCAGGGGAAAAGGGCTCGGAAAAAAAATGATCGATCTGTGCCTGGAAAAAGCGGAGGAATACGGTTATGACCACTGTTATCTGGAAACAATGCCTTATATGAAAGCTGCGCAGGCGTTGTACAAAAAGAAGGGGTTTTATTACCTGGATGCCCCCGTGGGAAATACGGGACATAGCTCCTGCCCGGTGTGGATGCTCAAAGACCTGAAGTAA
- the prmC gene encoding peptide chain release factor N(5)-glutamine methyltransferase, producing MVLREIQHIFQSELKDIYGREEIDALFFRLTEAYYNISRLTLALQPELTLSREEEQLLFEALSGLKKYRPIQQILGKACFYGLEFLVDEHVLIPRPETEELVDWICSDHKKEKGKGQTLLDIGTGSGCIAVSLARNLPYAKVFALDVSEKALAVAGENAKRHNAEIEFIHQDILKTDTLVEFNPDIIVSNPPYVRNLEKKEIKNNVLSHEPHLALFVEDGAPLIFYRKIAQLAKESLKAGGALYFEINQHLGKDMVEMMRSKSFKNIELRKDISGNDRMIKGGR from the coding sequence TTGGTATTAAGGGAAATTCAACATATTTTTCAATCGGAACTTAAAGATATATACGGGAGAGAAGAAATTGACGCTCTCTTTTTCCGGTTAACGGAAGCCTATTACAATATATCGCGACTTACCCTGGCCCTGCAACCGGAATTAACGTTGAGCAGGGAAGAGGAACAATTGCTGTTTGAAGCGCTTTCTGGACTCAAAAAATACCGCCCCATACAGCAAATCCTGGGAAAAGCCTGTTTTTACGGACTGGAGTTCCTGGTTGACGAACACGTTTTGATCCCCCGCCCGGAAACCGAGGAACTGGTGGATTGGATATGCAGTGATCATAAAAAAGAAAAAGGCAAAGGACAGACCCTGCTGGACATCGGTACGGGGAGTGGTTGCATAGCTGTTTCCCTGGCCAGGAATTTACCGTATGCCAAAGTGTTTGCCCTTGATGTTTCTGAAAAAGCGCTGGCTGTCGCCGGGGAAAATGCAAAAAGGCACAATGCAGAGATTGAGTTTATACATCAGGATATTTTAAAGACGGATACCCTGGTTGAATTTAATCCCGACATCATCGTATCTAACCCTCCTTATGTCAGGAACCTGGAAAAAAAGGAAATTAAAAACAACGTATTGTCACACGAACCGCACCTGGCTTTGTTTGTGGAAGATGGCGCTCCCCTGATTTTTTATCGGAAAATAGCACAACTTGCCAAAGAAAGCCTGAAGGCAGGAGGGGCATTGTATTTTGAAATCAATCAACACCTCGGTAAAGATATGGTTGAGATGATGAGAAGTAAGTCATTTAAAAATATAGAGTTACGAAAAGATATATCAGGCAATGACCGGATGATAAAAGGGGGGCGGTAG
- the ligA gene encoding NAD-dependent DNA ligase LigA yields the protein MNPVQKQIEDLREELTKHNYNYYVLDTPIISDYEFDMKLKELQELEAKHPEYHDPFSPTVRVGGMITKNFATVAHDYRMYSLDNSYSKEELEDWEKRIQRILGDAKVEFVCELKYDGASINLTYENGELVRAVTRGDGFQGDDVTNNVKTIRSVPLRLKGDYPAKFDIRGEIILPRDGFAKMNRERVEAGEDPYMNPRNTASGSLKLQDNSEVAKRPLDCLLYSIVGEKLNFSTQFEGLEKARNWGFKVPPVAKLCNSTGEVLDFVNHWDTHRHELPYETDGVVVKVNSIAQQEELGYTAKAPRWAMAYKFKAEQVTTTLNSITYQVGRTGAITPVANLEPVLLAGTTVKRASLHNADQIEKLDVREGDTVFVEKGGEIIPKIIRVDFTRRKPDSEPTSYITHCPECGTELIRKEGEAQHYCPDYYGCPPQITGRIQHFISRKAMDIEGLGSETVELLYKEGLIENYADLYLLKKEQIIPLERMAEKSAENLVAGVEKSKEIPFERVLYALGIRFVGETVAKKLAKAYTSIDALRDATLEDLVAIDEIGIKIAESVVEFFRNESNLEIVERLRSYGVQLEIAPEKLQNQSDKLKELTFVVSGVFETLSRNELKKHIEDNGGKVASSISSRTSYVVAGDNMGPSKKDKAEKLGIPIISEHEFLEMMAK from the coding sequence ATGAATCCCGTTCAAAAACAAATAGAGGACCTCAGGGAAGAGCTTACAAAGCATAATTATAACTATTACGTACTTGACACGCCCATCATATCAGATTACGAATTTGATATGAAACTAAAGGAGTTACAGGAACTGGAGGCCAAACACCCGGAATATCACGATCCTTTTTCGCCAACAGTCCGTGTGGGCGGGATGATCACCAAGAATTTTGCAACAGTGGCGCACGATTACCGCATGTATTCACTGGACAACTCGTATTCCAAGGAAGAACTGGAAGACTGGGAAAAACGCATACAGCGGATTCTCGGAGACGCCAAAGTAGAGTTTGTATGCGAACTGAAGTACGACGGTGCATCCATAAACCTCACTTATGAAAACGGGGAGCTCGTCCGGGCAGTGACCAGGGGCGATGGTTTTCAGGGAGATGATGTTACCAATAATGTAAAGACCATACGATCGGTGCCTTTACGGTTAAAAGGGGATTATCCGGCAAAATTCGATATCCGCGGGGAGATCATCCTGCCGCGTGACGGTTTTGCCAAAATGAACCGGGAAAGAGTGGAGGCCGGGGAAGACCCTTACATGAACCCGAGAAACACTGCTTCGGGAAGCCTTAAACTTCAGGACAATTCTGAAGTGGCCAAAAGGCCGCTGGATTGTTTACTGTACAGCATTGTGGGTGAAAAACTGAATTTTTCCACACAGTTTGAAGGACTGGAGAAAGCCCGGAACTGGGGATTTAAAGTGCCGCCGGTAGCAAAATTATGCAACAGCACCGGGGAAGTTCTCGACTTTGTAAACCATTGGGATACACACCGGCACGAACTGCCTTATGAAACGGATGGAGTGGTAGTAAAGGTCAATAGTATTGCACAGCAGGAAGAACTGGGGTATACCGCAAAAGCCCCGCGATGGGCCATGGCCTATAAATTCAAGGCCGAACAGGTGACCACAACACTGAACAGCATCACTTACCAGGTAGGAAGAACCGGCGCCATTACCCCGGTAGCCAACCTGGAGCCGGTCCTGCTTGCCGGGACTACGGTAAAACGGGCCTCGTTACACAATGCCGACCAGATTGAAAAACTGGATGTGCGTGAGGGCGACACGGTATTTGTAGAAAAAGGCGGGGAGATCATCCCGAAGATCATCCGGGTGGATTTCACCCGGAGAAAACCGGATTCCGAGCCTACGTCCTACATCACCCATTGCCCCGAATGCGGTACGGAACTCATCCGGAAAGAAGGGGAAGCACAACATTACTGTCCCGATTATTACGGTTGCCCGCCACAGATCACGGGGCGCATCCAGCACTTTATATCCCGGAAGGCCATGGACATCGAGGGATTAGGAAGCGAAACAGTGGAATTGCTGTACAAGGAAGGGCTTATTGAAAACTACGCCGACCTGTACCTGCTGAAAAAAGAACAGATCATCCCGCTGGAACGCATGGCTGAAAAAAGCGCGGAAAACCTGGTGGCCGGGGTAGAAAAATCGAAGGAAATCCCTTTTGAACGCGTATTGTATGCCCTGGGCATCCGCTTTGTAGGTGAAACAGTTGCCAAAAAACTAGCCAAAGCCTACACCTCCATTGATGCACTTCGTGATGCCACCCTTGAGGACCTTGTGGCCATAGATGAGATTGGTATAAAGATCGCCGAAAGCGTAGTGGAATTTTTCCGGAATGAAAGTAACCTGGAAATTGTGGAACGACTGCGGTCTTATGGTGTACAGCTTGAAATTGCCCCGGAAAAACTACAAAACCAATCCGATAAACTAAAAGAGCTCACCTTTGTGGTTTCCGGCGTATTTGAGACCCTGTCGAGAAATGAACTGAAAAAACATATTGAGGACAACGGCGGAAAAGTAGCTTCTTCCATATCCTCCAGAACCAGCTATGTGGTTGCAGGAGACAATATGGGACCGAGCAAAAAAGATAAGGCCGAAAAGCTGGGGATTCCCATTATTTCCGAACACGAGTTCCTGGAGATGATGGCAAAATAA
- a CDS encoding TerC family protein: MFEILSSPDAWIALLTLTFLEIVLGVDNIVFISITANKLPENQQRKATNLGLLLAMVQRILLLFAISFLVGLKAPFYHIDTSWISIGISGQSIILFLGGLFLLYKSTSEIHEKVDMPEHGEEKAKSKKVTSLSKAITQIVLIDFIFSIDSILTAVGMTSGIGNKPGDALVLMIIAVVVSIIVMMIFANPIRKFINKHPSVQLLALSFLILIGFMLITEAAHLSHTKIFDQEIGAIPKGYLYFAIAFSLLVEFLNMRMRKKIGNGKVKKEISE; encoded by the coding sequence ATGTTTGAGATTCTTTCCTCCCCGGATGCGTGGATCGCCCTGCTTACGCTTACTTTTCTTGAGATCGTTCTCGGAGTCGACAATATCGTTTTTATTTCAATAACAGCTAATAAGCTTCCCGAAAACCAGCAACGCAAAGCTACCAATCTCGGGCTGCTCCTTGCCATGGTGCAGCGGATACTATTGCTGTTTGCCATTTCATTTCTGGTGGGCTTAAAGGCACCTTTCTATCATATAGATACTTCCTGGATTTCCATAGGTATCAGCGGACAAAGCATTATTCTGTTTCTCGGAGGCCTTTTTCTGCTGTACAAGAGTACTTCGGAAATTCATGAAAAAGTGGACATGCCGGAACACGGTGAGGAAAAAGCAAAATCAAAAAAAGTCACTTCACTTTCAAAGGCCATTACCCAGATCGTGCTGATAGATTTTATTTTTTCCATAGATTCCATTCTCACTGCCGTAGGAATGACCAGCGGAATAGGTAACAAACCCGGCGATGCCCTTGTTTTGATGATCATAGCGGTGGTCGTTTCCATTATAGTGATGATGATCTTTGCCAATCCCATACGCAAATTCATCAACAAGCATCCTTCCGTGCAATTGCTTGCACTCTCTTTCCTCATACTCATCGGGTTCATGCTTATTACCGAAGCGGCCCACTTATCGCATACCAAAATATTCGACCAGGAAATAGGCGCCATCCCGAAAGGTTACCTGTACTTTGCCATTGCTTTCTCCTTACTGGTGGAATTTTTGAATATGCGGATGCGGAAAAAAATAGGAAACGGTAAGGTGAAAAAAGAAATCTCCGAATAA
- a CDS encoding helix-turn-helix domain-containing protein has protein sequence MVNIEDFSKRLHEVLDYYGLSASSFADRIGVQRSSISHILSGRNKPSLDFVLKILQAFPEVELYWLLNGKGVFPSGKDKDEHKNTKTEPARDLFSETGQEVPLPGNDIPETGSAALERIVFFYKDGTFKEYRNEN, from the coding sequence ATGGTAAACATCGAAGATTTCAGTAAGCGGTTGCATGAAGTCCTGGACTATTACGGATTAAGCGCATCTTCTTTTGCAGACAGGATCGGCGTGCAGCGGTCGTCCATATCGCATATCCTTTCCGGAAGGAACAAACCCAGTTTGGATTTTGTATTGAAGATATTACAGGCGTTTCCTGAAGTAGAACTCTACTGGCTCCTGAACGGCAAAGGTGTTTTTCCTTCCGGAAAGGACAAGGATGAGCATAAGAACACAAAGACCGAACCTGCCCGCGACCTGTTTTCCGAAACCGGACAGGAGGTCCCGCTGCCCGGAAATGATATTCCGGAAACGGGAAGTGCAGCGCTGGAACGCATCGTGTTCTTTTATAAAGACGGTACGTTCAAGGAGTACAGGAATGAAAACTGA
- a CDS encoding M14 family metallopeptidase, which produces MKLEQWQDKYREKQLSGRYITLSDIEALLQTYKDMGELSVAGYSVAQRPIYLFRTGKGAKRILMWSQMHGNESTTTKAVTDLLSFLKQGGEVADYLQKHCTLYIIPMLNPDGAQAYTRTNANDIDLNRDAVKLSQPESQVLRQVFDTVLPDFCFNLHDQRTIFNTGTSPKPATLSFLSPATDEARNITTPRKKSMEIIAVINSAVQELIPGQVGRYDDTFNINCVGDRFQSLGVPTLLFEAGHFNEDYNRDITRKYVFFALVTALRFVAGNKVSGHGFRAYFDIPENDKRFFDILIRRFPVINEGRIQYKDIGILYKETLKGSGIEFVPYISETGDLQGFFGHKEYITANKDAVPIEEKKLKTSDLLKLFI; this is translated from the coding sequence ATGAAATTAGAACAGTGGCAGGACAAATACAGGGAAAAGCAACTCAGCGGCAGGTATATTACACTTAGTGATATAGAAGCGCTGTTACAAACATATAAGGATATGGGGGAATTATCCGTTGCAGGGTATTCCGTAGCACAGCGTCCCATATACTTGTTCCGGACCGGAAAAGGCGCTAAAAGGATATTGATGTGGTCGCAAATGCACGGTAATGAGTCTACGACCACCAAAGCTGTAACGGACTTGCTGTCGTTTCTGAAACAGGGTGGGGAAGTGGCCGACTACCTGCAGAAGCATTGTACCTTATATATTATCCCCATGCTCAACCCGGACGGGGCACAGGCCTATACCCGCACTAATGCCAATGATATTGATCTGAACCGGGATGCCGTGAAGCTGAGCCAGCCCGAAAGCCAGGTGCTCAGGCAAGTATTCGACACGGTATTGCCCGATTTCTGCTTTAATTTACACGACCAGCGCACCATTTTTAATACGGGAACTTCTCCAAAGCCGGCCACGCTGTCGTTTTTATCACCGGCAACCGACGAAGCGCGGAACATCACTACACCGAGAAAAAAGAGCATGGAGATCATAGCCGTAATAAACAGTGCTGTTCAGGAGCTTATCCCGGGACAAGTGGGGCGGTATGACGATACCTTTAATATTAACTGTGTAGGCGACCGCTTTCAATCGCTCGGTGTGCCCACACTATTATTCGAAGCAGGGCATTTCAACGAAGACTACAACAGGGACATCACACGGAAATATGTGTTTTTCGCCCTGGTCACCGCGCTCCGGTTTGTTGCCGGAAATAAAGTCAGCGGGCACGGTTTCAGGGCGTATTTTGATATTCCGGAGAACGATAAGCGTTTTTTTGATATACTGATCCGTCGTTTCCCCGTTATAAACGAAGGGAGAATACAGTATAAGGACATAGGTATACTGTATAAGGAAACACTGAAGGGCTCCGGTATCGAATTCGTACCCTATATATCAGAAACAGGTGATCTGCAAGGTTTTTTCGGTCATAAAGAGTATATAACAGCCAATAAGGATGCGGTACCCATAGAAGAAAAAAAATTAAAAACAAGCGATTTACTTAAATTATTTATTTAA
- a CDS encoding Lrp/AsnC family transcriptional regulator has product MAKFRLDEVDHQILDMLIDNTRTPFTDIAKKLLISAGTVHVRVKKMEEAGIIKGSSLTLDYVKLGYSFIAYVGIFLEKTHQTKFVIERLNEIPNITVAHVTTGKFNIFCKVRAKNTKHAKEIIFMIDDIDGVARTETMISLEESINDKKRLMHSIFNEM; this is encoded by the coding sequence ATGGCAAAGTTTAGATTAGACGAAGTGGATCACCAGATTTTAGATATGCTTATTGACAATACGCGTACACCGTTTACCGATATCGCAAAAAAACTGTTGATCTCCGCCGGTACCGTTCACGTCAGGGTTAAAAAGATGGAAGAGGCCGGGATTATCAAAGGTTCTTCCCTTACACTTGATTACGTAAAGCTGGGATATTCCTTTATAGCTTATGTAGGGATCTTTCTGGAAAAGACCCATCAGACGAAATTTGTTATCGAGCGCCTGAATGAAATCCCGAATATTACCGTGGCTCATGTAACCACCGGCAAGTTCAATATCTTTTGCAAGGTAAGGGCCAAGAATACCAAACACGCCAAGGAGATTATCTTTATGATAGATGATATAGACGGAGTGGCCAGAACAGAAACCATGATTTCCCTGGAAGAAAGCATTAACGATAAAAAACGCTTAATGCACTCCATTTTTAACGAAATGTAA
- a CDS encoding phosphoenolpyruvate carboxylase: MLRKPKIERFNESVLSKYQIYNSILMTLPFDEITNTGVLLPLFSEICEKGYGENKNPSEIVETFFSKFYDNPDEKEKNDLLFRFIQYIERQVVLFDAIEDAAFPIVNNMDGRGTLRSIKEEAEGKNKTVALREFLQRFKVRPVLTAHPTQFYPGPVLGIITDLTRAIRENDLNLIKKLLAQLGKTPFFKKEKPTPYDEAVSLIWFLENVFYHAMSKIYNYIQNNIFEEVELNSQIVNLGFWPGGDRDGNPFVTSEITLKVAERLRITVLKNYYRDIRRLKRRITFKVVDKLMSDLEEKIYESIYVHAQKPTITAEETLATLQEIKSILVNEHQSLFEDEINDLINKVKIFGFYFASLDIRQDSRVHHTVISDIIRESRKLGLDIFPDNYENLSEEEQIAVLGKVSGKLNPELFKEEITRSTLESIYAIKEIQKMNGEQGANRYIISNNGSALNVMETFAMIRLCDWKNPTLDVVPLFETVDDLQIANKVMEQLYTDEVYAEHLKKRGNKQPIMLGFSDGTKDGGYLMANWSIYKAKEVLTEVSRKYGIKVVFFDGRGGPPARGGGKTHQFYASLGPTIENEEVQLTVQGQTISSNFGTLDSCQYNLEQLLSSGIVNEVFADEDNILKDEDKETMQKLADISYNAYVDFKKHPKFISYLEEMSTLKFYAKTNIGSRPSKRGKSDKLNFSDLRAIPFVGSWSQLKQNVPGFYGVGTAISALEEKGQLDKVQSLYRNSAFFRTLLENSMMSLTKSFFKLTAYMKDDPEYGEFWTIIYEEYERSKEMILKVTGDKSLMQNTRSGKASIEIREKIVLPLLTIQQYALRKIQELRKDKKADAKQLEIYEKMVTRSLFGNINASRNSA, encoded by the coding sequence ATGTTGAGAAAACCTAAAATTGAACGTTTTAACGAAAGTGTATTGTCCAAATATCAGATATACAACAGTATACTGATGACCTTGCCTTTTGATGAAATAACCAATACAGGGGTTTTACTGCCCTTATTCAGTGAAATATGTGAAAAGGGATATGGCGAGAACAAAAACCCGTCGGAAATCGTGGAAACTTTTTTTTCCAAGTTTTACGATAACCCCGACGAGAAAGAAAAGAACGACCTGCTTTTCCGTTTTATCCAGTATATAGAGCGGCAGGTAGTGTTGTTCGATGCCATCGAAGATGCCGCTTTTCCCATAGTGAACAATATGGACGGGCGGGGAACCCTGCGTAGTATTAAGGAAGAAGCCGAAGGGAAGAACAAGACCGTGGCATTGCGCGAATTTTTGCAAAGGTTTAAGGTGAGGCCCGTGCTTACGGCACATCCCACCCAATTCTACCCCGGCCCGGTACTGGGAATTATTACCGACCTCACCAGGGCCATACGGGAAAACGACCTTAACCTTATTAAAAAACTGCTGGCCCAACTGGGTAAAACACCATTCTTTAAAAAGGAAAAACCCACACCGTATGACGAGGCCGTCAGTTTGATATGGTTCCTGGAAAACGTGTTTTACCACGCCATGAGCAAAATATACAACTATATACAGAACAACATCTTTGAAGAGGTGGAACTCAACAGCCAGATCGTTAACCTCGGCTTCTGGCCCGGAGGAGACAGGGACGGCAATCCTTTTGTTACCAGTGAAATAACACTGAAAGTCGCCGAAAGGTTGCGGATTACCGTGCTGAAAAACTATTACAGGGATATCCGGAGGCTCAAACGAAGGATCACCTTCAAGGTGGTCGACAAGCTGATGAGCGACCTGGAAGAAAAAATATACGAAAGCATTTACGTTCACGCTCAGAAGCCAACCATTACTGCAGAAGAAACCCTGGCTACCTTACAGGAAATAAAAAGCATCCTGGTCAACGAACACCAGTCGCTTTTCGAGGACGAAATAAATGACCTTATCAATAAGGTGAAGATATTCGGGTTTTATTTTGCGTCCCTCGATATTCGCCAGGACTCCCGTGTGCACCATACGGTGATTTCCGATATTATCCGGGAATCCAGGAAACTGGGGCTGGACATCTTCCCCGACAATTACGAAAACCTGTCTGAAGAAGAACAAATTGCCGTACTCGGAAAGGTAAGCGGAAAACTGAACCCGGAACTCTTTAAAGAAGAGATCACCAGGTCTACCCTGGAATCCATTTACGCCATTAAGGAAATTCAGAAGATGAACGGGGAACAGGGAGCCAACCGGTATATTATAAGTAATAACGGCAGCGCCCTGAATGTTATGGAAACGTTTGCCATGATACGGCTTTGCGATTGGAAAAATCCAACACTTGATGTGGTTCCGCTGTTTGAAACCGTTGACGACCTGCAAATAGCAAATAAGGTCATGGAACAGCTGTATACGGACGAGGTATATGCCGAACACCTGAAGAAACGGGGCAATAAACAACCCATAATGCTCGGATTTTCAGACGGAACCAAGGACGGTGGCTATCTCATGGCCAACTGGAGTATCTACAAAGCGAAGGAAGTGCTCACCGAAGTGTCCAGGAAATACGGCATCAAGGTCGTGTTCTTTGACGGCCGCGGAGGACCGCCCGCCAGGGGTGGCGGTAAAACCCACCAGTTCTACGCTTCTCTCGGACCGACCATAGAAAACGAAGAAGTACAGCTTACCGTACAAGGTCAGACCATCAGTTCCAATTTCGGTACGTTGGATTCCTGCCAGTACAACCTGGAGCAATTGCTCAGTTCGGGTATTGTCAATGAAGTATTTGCCGACGAAGACAACATCCTCAAGGATGAAGACAAGGAAACCATGCAGAAGCTGGCCGATATCAGTTATAATGCGTATGTAGACTTTAAGAAGCACCCGAAATTCATTTCATACCTGGAGGAAATGAGTACGCTGAAATTTTATGCCAAGACCAATATCGGGAGCCGTCCGTCGAAACGGGGAAAATCAGACAAACTGAATTTTTCCGATCTGCGGGCCATACCTTTTGTGGGCAGCTGGAGCCAGCTGAAACAAAACGTACCCGGTTTTTACGGAGTGGGAACAGCAATTTCGGCCCTGGAAGAAAAAGGACAACTGGACAAAGTACAGTCCCTGTACCGCAACTCGGCATTTTTTCGTACATTACTGGAAAACAGCATGATGAGCCTTACCAAGTCATTCTTTAAATTAACTGCTTACATGAAGGATGACCCGGAATACGGCGAATTCTGGACCATTATTTACGAAGAATACGAGCGCAGCAAGGAAATGATCCTCAAGGTCACCGGAGACAAAAGCCTGATGCAAAACACCAGGTCCGGAAAAGCATCTATTGAAATACGCGAAAAGATCGTATTGCCATTGCTTACCATACAACAGTATGCATTGCGCAAAATACAGGAATTGCGAAAAGACAAAAAGGCAGATGCCAAACAACTTGAGATCTATGAAAAAATGGTAACCCGTTCACTGTTTGGTAACATTAACGCCAGCAGGAACTCTGCCTGA